Part of the Candidatus Methanogranum gryphiswaldense genome, GACGACCGTTTTCCATTTCGTGATCATCTCTACCTGACGCTCTATCCCTTCACAAAGTCCAGGCAGTATTATTGTGCGTCCGGTCACTTTATTGGCGATACCTGATGTTGTAATTCCTTTCATTACCGTAGCTGGCGTCATGACATGCATGATGGCGGCATGATCGATGGTGAATCCCTTGGTATCCGTTGGCACGATCCATACACTTACATCCGGGGCATTTCTGAAGATCAACTTGAGAACATAATGAGTTACCGTGCAATTACCTGTTACTATCACAGGCGAATCGGCTGTTGGAGAATTTATCTCTATCAGTGTCTCTGGTATCACGCTCATAGAATAATCGGCCTCGCGCACTTCCAATCTTATGGAAAGAGGACCCCCAAGTGATTCCATCATCATCAATGCCATCTCAGGACATTGCTCTGTTTTCACAGTACCTTCGCTCAAAGCTTTTGCAAATGCCAGACAATCAACATGCCCGCATCCGCCGCAATCCTTACCTGGCAAATATTTCACTATATCGTCAGGTGACAACCCATAGAAATCCACTGCTGCTATTACCATTATTATCTCTCCTTTACCTTCAATATCTGTATTTTTTATCAATTTTTATTTGATCTATTACGATTCTCTGCATCTGCCCTTTTTATTATCGATCCTTTTTACATGTCCTTCACTGTCATAGTATTTCCTTTGGAAATACAACGACAGATGAACGAATCCTATCATTACCGGCACCTCTACAAGAGGGCCTATAACCGCTGCGAAAGCCACTCCTGAACTGATACCGAACACTCCGACTGCAACTGCGATAGCGAGTTCGAAATTGTTACTGGAAGCGGTGAACGATTGTGCTGCTGCATGCGGATAATCAAATTTGAAACGCCATGATAGGCCGAATGACAAAAGGAACATTATCGCAAAATAGCAAAGCAGGGGTATAGCGATCCTGATCACATCGACCGGCAATTGCACAATGTAATCACTCTTAAGAGAGAACATTATCACTATCGTGAACAAAAGGGCAAGCAAGGAGATCTTTCCGGCGATAGGCATGAATTTATCATCATACCATTCCTTGCCCATGCGGGGCCTCAACAGGTACCTTGTAGCTATGCCAGAAAAGAATGGTATCCCAAGATAGATCAACACACTTATGGCTATGGATGCCATCGATATCTCTACATCCACTCCGGAACCTGGCGAGATGAAATCCGATAACACTGCTATCAAGAAATAAGCATAGAAGGAGAACATTATTATCTGGAACACAGAATTTATTGCAACAAGTATAGCTGCATATTCGTTGTCTCCCTTGGCCAATTCGTTCCACACCAGCACCATGGCTATGCATCTGGCGATACCAACAATTATGACACCTATACGATACTCTGGCATATCTGGAAGGAATATCCATGCCAGAGCGAACATCAGAAAAGGCCCCACTACATAATTCAAGAATAAGGACGTGGAGAACATCTTCTTCGCTCCTGGCATATGGGTGACCTTTCCAAGTTCCTCATACTTCACTTTGGCAAGAGGCGGATACATCATCAATATCAGACCGATGGCCAAAGGTATGGACGTCGTACCGATACTAAGAGAACCTATGAAATCAGCTAAACCTGGAATTAGTATGCCTAGCCCTATACCGAGGGCCATTGCTACGAATATCCAAATTGTAAGATATCTGCTTAGAAAGGGCAATCTTTCTGAAACTTTTAAACTCCCGTTGGATCTTGCATTACTGTTCGAACCGACCATATCTCTTCCCTACCATATTTCAAATAATATTGAAATGATATTCTCGGTATAAATATATTCTCAGTCGTGTTCCTGAAAAGAAACATGTTTGCACAATATTCAAGTCGACAGGTTTGGACAATTTACGTATGAAATGGAGAATAAGATGACAAAAAAAGAGTGCGTTAAAGAAACTTGTTGTTCGAATATAATAGACCTTCCAACAGAAATGGAGGAGATTATGTGTCTCAACGGAGGTCTCAAGGAAATAAAGAAACGTGTCCCAAAAAAAGAAGAATTGGTCAATGAATCAATGACCTTCAAAGCCCTATCCGATCCGATACGTCTACAGATAATACACGCACTTCTGATATCTGATTTGTGCCCCTGCATATTGAAGGAAATAACAGATACAACAGACTCTAAACTATCATATCATCTAAATATATTGGAAGAAGCAGGTCTAATATCAAATTCTCCTAGGAAAAAATGGCGCATTTATGGATTAACCGAATATGGTAGATCTGTGATCAACAATTATTTATCATTATCAAAATAAAAACAGATATCCTGTTTGTCGATTGAAACAAAACAATCTAAGCCCATTACAATCAAATATCGATCTGTATGACGTTGCCCGCCCTTTCCCACGAGATCAGATCGGCAAGCGTTATATTGTCTATGACTGAGGACATTGCATCATCTATCTTGGTCCACAGTTTCACTGTTGTGCAATTCTCGAATCTGTCACAATACTCCAAGCCTTCCTTTACACATGGCACTATCGAAAGATCTCCTTCGACTGCCCTAATTATGCTGCCCACTGTGTATTCTTCAGGTCTTCTAGTCAACACATATCCACCCTGAGGTCCTCTTACACTTCTGACAAACCCCGCACGGTTAAGACTCGAAATTATCGCCTCAAGATACTTTGGTGAGATATCCTGCCTATCGGATATGTCCTTGATCTTGATCGCGCCGTCCTTTTGGTAGAGTGCAATATCAAGCATCAAACGCATGGCGTACCTTCCTTTCGTAGATATCAGCTTTGACATTACTTTACACCCTTGCTATTTTTGTTTCCATCGAGATGTCTGAAATTTTCATATACGTACAAATCCTAATTTTGAATAGTCCTCTCTTGAGAACCTATGATATGTCAAATGTCCACACTCTGTAGTTATGCAATACACATAAGGGTCTGTGCCATCCTTGAAATATACAACAGAATCGAACTCTTCTCCTTCTATGTCCTTCCATATGCAATCTGCTGAGATATTCTGTAACCTTGCCTTCAATTCTTTGGTTTCCACATGTTCAAGAACAGAATCCACAAATACCTTCAGAACAGGACTAACAGGAAGAGTGCTGACATATCTGCATCCTTCTTCAGGCACTATTATTCTTACCCTGTTGTCCAAAATGGAACACTCGACTTTACCAAGCCGTTCCTTCGAGTCCTCCATGAACTCATCCAATATCTCATTCGATCCATTACAGATCCCGTCGGGAGAAAATAGACTGTCCAAAGGAATGTAAAGTGAAACAGCTCCCTTAGCGAGACCCAATTTCACCTGTGTTTCCTGAATGGTCGATATGACCGCGTTCTCCAACTCTTTTGAATCCATCTATATTCTCCCTTCTCCCGTGAGATCGTAAATAGTTTGAAAGATCGTTGCTTTTTTGTAGACTACTCAGTAACAACATGATATATTGATCCAAATATTCTCAATTGAACAAAGGCGTCGAAAGATATCTGTCTCCGTTATCAGGAAGTATCACTACTATGGTCTTGCCCTCATTCTCTTTTCTGGATGCAACTTCCAGTGCTGCCCAAAGAGCTGCACCTGATGATATCCCAACAAGCACACCTTCTGCACGTGCCACTTCTTTTCCAACAACGAATGCGTCGGTGTCCTTCACCGCGATCACCTCATTGTATATCTTCGTGTCAAGTACTTCTGGAACAAATCCGGCACCGATACCTTGTATCTTGTGTGGACCTGCGCGACCTTCGGAAAGTACAGGTGAATCTTTTGGCTCCACTGCAATGATCTTTAGATCAGGATTCTTTGATCTAAGATATTCTCCAGCACCGGTGATGGTACCGCCAGTACCTACTCCTGCTACCAGAATGTCTACCTTTCCGCCCGTATCCTTCCATATCTCAGGACCTGTTGTCTTCCTGTGGGTCTCTGGATTCGCCTGATTGACGAATTGACCTGGAATTATACTATTCGGTATCTCTTTTGCAAGTTGATTTGCCTTGTCAATGGCCCCTTTCATTCCTTTTGTGCCATCGGTCAACACGATATCCGCACCATATGCGGCTATCATCTGCCTTCTTTCTATAGACATTGTTTCTGGCATGGTCAATATGACCTTGTAACCTCTAGCGGCACCAATGGCGGCAAGTCCTATTCCAGTGTTTCCGGAAGTGGGCTCTATCAACGTTCCACCTTTCTTTATTGCGCCTTGCTTCTCTGCAGCCTCTACCATGGATAGCGCTATCCTATCCTTTACAGACCCAGAAGGATTGAACATCTCTAATTTGGCTAATATTCTGGCTTTGCTGCCGTGTGCTTTCGCTATGTTACCGAACTCTACCAACGGTGTATTGCCGACGAGTTCTGCTACCCCTGAATATATCTTGCTCATTATATCATATCCTAATTTTTTATTACTGTAACTATTATAAATTCAACTTATCTGGAACATGCGATTTCTTCATCATTTATATCAGTCTTTGGTTTCTTTAGACCCTCGATGACGATACCATTTTTTTCAGCATAGTCCCATAATGCAGCATGCACCGCCTCTTCTGCAAGAAGTGAACAGTGGATCTTTATCTGCGGAAGTCCTCCCAAAGCTTGCATAACGGCGACATTTGTCAATTCCAGTGCCTCTTGCACCGTTTTACCCTTTATCATCTCTGTCGCCATGCTACTTGTAGCTACTGCCGCTCCGCAACCAAACGTCTTGAATTTGCAATCCCGGATTATCTGATTCTCATCAATATCCAAGAATATGCGCATTATATCTCCGCACTTCGCGTTACCGACAGTTCCTACACCGCTTGCATTTGCGATCTCGCCCACATTACGTGGATTTGTAAAATGGTCGATGACCTTCTCGCTATATTCGCCGTCATACATCTTTAGTAACCTCCTTCTTAACGAAATCATCGTACAAAGGTGATAGTGATCTCAACCTCTCTACCGATGCTTTCAACACATCCACGGCATAATCTACCTCTTCAAATGTTGTGGTCGAAGAGATGGTTATTCTTATTGAACCGTGGGCCCCCTCATGTGGGAGACCTATCGCAAGCAACACATGTGATGGATCCAAGGAACCGGATGCACATGCGGACCCTGTGGAGACACATATCCCCTTTTGGCTCATGGACATCAACACGCTCTCACCTTCAACGAATTGAAAACTTATATTGACATTACCGGGCAATCTTTCGGTTCTATGACCATTAAGACTGCTGTATGGTATCTCAGAGAGAATGCGACCTATGACGTGATCCCTAATCTTGACCTCATGAGCCACCTTCTTGGACATGTCCCTCTCGGCGATCTCTGCCGCCTTTCCCATTCCTACAATGCCTGGAACATTGGATGTCCCTGCACGCTGACCCCATTCCTGGGCCCCTCCGTGAATCAAAGGTTCCATCCTTATTCCTTTCCTGATATACAGGATGCCTACGCCTTTCGGACCATAGACCTTATGACCACTGGCACTCAACAGATCGATGTTCATTTCATTGACATCGATTGGTATTTGACCGAAGGCTTGTACGGCATCTGTGTGAAACAAAATGCCGTGCTTTTTTGCAATGACCCCTATTTCTTTTATCGGTTCGATCGTCCCGATTTCATTGTTGGCGAACATGACAGAAATGAGTATCGTTCCAGGACGTATCGCCCTCTCAACATCCTTAGGATCTACGCGTCCGTATTTATCAACATCCAGATACGTTACTTCAATACCATTTTTTTCGAGGAATTTACATGTATTTATGATTGCATGATGCTCTATCTTTGTCACAATGATATGATTTCCTTTTGATTTCTGCGTGTAGGCAATCGACTTTAAGGCCCAGTTGTCGGATTCAGAACCTCCAGATGTAAAAAAGATCTCTTCATCTTTTGCATTGATCAAATGAGCTATTGAATGGCGTGCTGCATTGCATGCATCTCTTGCCCTTTTAGCCGCTATATGAAGACTCGAAGGGTTTGCCGATGCCTCGATGAAGTAGGGAAGCATGGCTTCCAAAACCTCAGGATCGACCGCTGTTGTAGCCGCATTATCCAAGTATACAGGTTTCGCGTTCTGTACGCCGTCTTGTTTCATACAATTCCCATAGAAGTAGTAGGAATTATAATAAGCTTATTGTTATTGCATGTTACAAAAATGAATAAATAAAACAAAAAATAAAAAAATTACAATTCAAGAAGCTACATAATGACCATCTGTGATCCTTAAAACTACTTTTGAACGAGCACATAAACGATCTTTATTTTCACTATGAATCGAATATATCATGCGAACAGATACATGATTTTTAGAATTTAGAGTGCCGAATCCTTGTTTCGTAACCTTTCTGATCATTATTAAGATCTTAGATGGCCTCGATACATGGGTCCGACACTCTAATTCATTGTTGCATTTATTTTCAAAGCTGTGACAATCTGTTGGAGGATCAAACATGCAATAACTATCCTTTACAAACATTCCATCCCACACATAATTAAGAACAGAGCCGCCTTTACTTTCCATTATAATAACGCTCAATAATATGTCTGGAATATCTGTTAAACAAGATATAAATAATTCTAAATTTGAGATATTGCCACGCTCTAAAAATAATACCTGAGGCCTTTCGACAGAGCTCTGATACGTGATACCGTGCCATTCCTCTGCGATTTGTTCTTCCATCTCTACTTTGATCAAAGGAACAAAAAACATATGATGTATAACATCAACGCCACTTTGTATCGCCATTCTTTCAATCGATCCGGAGATCGATATTATCCTGATGGCCCTGACCTTTGTAGATACTATCCTCATCAATAGCATATTTTGATTTATATTATTAAAATATTGCATAGATGTTAATAATATTAAACTATATTAAATGAAATAATTATTAATCATTATTAAATTTCAAACAAAATGATCAATTAGTTAACAATAAAAAAATACGGAATGCTGCCCGATATGCGAGAAAATATTGTAACCTGATGTAAAAAAAACAATTATACATGAATATCGTAAATGAAATTTAGATATTCATTGAAGTTCTTCTGGTGTCTTCACATTCCTGATCATCGAGATATCTTTATGACCTAGCCAATCGTAAAATCCGCTATCCTTCAAAAATTTAGTAAAGAAACGAACGATAAATCCGATAGATACCGCGGCAAATATTGTTCCTTCACGAATGCCGTTCAAAGCACCGAAGAAAAAGAACGAAGCAACGATCGCTATTGATATCATGGTGATATCGAACAACACCTTGACCTTTCCAAACTCTACCCCTGTCCTTATTGACACGAAACTTACCAGATACTCACCAGGCATCATCGTTACATTCGCGGCAAGCTCCAAACTTATTCCAAAAGAAAGAACAACGGCTGCCAATATGACCATACCCCATTGTACGATGTAATTTGTCAACACGATCCAATCAACAATATACGAAAAAACATCACATAATGCACTGAACATTACGACCATGACTATCTGAAAAAGATATATGGGCTTATACAAACGACCCATCATTAAGATCCCAAACGCCACCATTATAAGATTGATGATGAACATTGTCAATCCGATGCTCATATGAATGCCAAGACTGAGAACATAAGGTATGGATGATATCGGGGATGTTCCCAGAACCGCCTTGGTGGACAGGATTACACCCAATGCCATGATAGTGACCGCTAAAAAGAAAACAACTGTTTTCCTTAAAGGACGGCTGCCTACATTCATGTCATTGCGATATGCTCCGTATATTTACACCTTCACCAATTACCAGACCAATGAATGATGGAACATACATACTTCTCAGCAGCATTGATCCTTCGGCTGAAGCGATCCATATGGGTGAGATGACAATATGTTCTGTTGATGATACTAATGATATATTCACTCTTTTCGATTCACAGTTCATAGACGATGATGATAGAAAACTCTACAAAAAGAATGAAAAATTCACATTTCTATATTCTAAGAACACTTCAAAGGATATTTCTGAGACAATAATTGCTATAGATGCATTAAGACTTTTCAAATTGTCATCTCTAGGTGCAGGTCTGACCATGATCGTAGATGGGGGCTCGCACACTTATTGTCGCAGATGCATGGAAACATTTAATGAAGAATCAATGAAATTTCCTAGATTCTCACTCAATGATCATGAAAGATGTGAACTTTCCTCATTCTTTACAAAATTCTCTGAACAATACAATAACCCGGAATGGGATGGCTTCTTACCTGAATTACTTGACTTCTACAGAGAAGCTTACAGGATAGAGAACCCTCAGACCGCATTCATGAATCTTATGGTGGCGATGGAGATGTATCGTAAATGGATGGACGAATACATAGACAAATCCTCCAACACCAAAGATACTCAAATCATAGAAATTGAGACAAGAGGAAGAAATGGAAGGCCATCTGGGACCAAAAAGATAGCAGTTTTCTCATCAAGACTATTGTCGGAACATGATCCAGATATGTACCGGGACATGAAACGTCTGATATCTCAATTATATTATCAACGCAATAATTTTATCCATGGCGGAGTCCAGATAGAGGACATCTGCCATCGCATGATGTTCAACGTTGTCAGATGCGTGTTGGGAAAGATCTCTGTATGCAATTGCACCAAAGATGTGCTTTTCAAGGCCATAATGGAAAATAACGTTTCTAAAGTAGTAAAAGACTCCCACTTCTGCATATCAAAAAATGAGATCGATGCGTTCATAATGAGTTTCGATCGTTAAACAGAATAGGCAAAATAAGATCAAACTCGCTGAATGTACTCAAAAACAATGGGGAAATATTGAAAAAGATTTTAAATGGGGGCTGGCCCCCGTTGAGTTTCAGCTAATCCTTTCGGAATCCTCTTTCTTGACCTGAACGATGAAATCATCAGTCAGCATGCTTCCCAGATCGCCTTTGTCTCTGCTCCTGACTGACACAGAATTTCCATTTTCGGTCTCTTTCTCCCCGATGATGAGCATGTATGGTGCCTTCTCGAGTTGAGCCTCACGGATCTTGTATCCGATCTTTTCCTCTCTGTTGTCGAGCTCTACCCTTATGCCAGCGACTTTGCATTTATCCGCTATCTGCTTTGCATAATCATAAGATTTCTCGGAAACCGAAAGGACCTTGACCTGAACCGGAGCTAACCATGTAGGGAACCTTCCTGCATAATGTTCTATCAAAATGCCTATGAATCTCTCAATGGACCCATATATCACTCTGTGGACCATTATCGGCCTGTGCTTCTCGCCATCGGCACCGGTGTATGACATTTCAAATCTCTGCGGCATCTGGAAGTCCAGCTGTATCGTACCGCATTGCCAGGTCCTTCCGATCGTATCCTCCAGATGGAAATCGATCTTAGGTCCATAGAATGCACCGTCGCCTTCATTGACAGTATATTTCAGATTGGATGCCTCGAGAGCATGTATGAGACCATTTGTAGCGTTCTCCCAGTCCTCATCACTTCCCATGCTGTTCTCAGGCCTTGTGGAAAGCTCGACATGGTATTTGAACCCGAATTTGGAATAAACCTCGTCCACAAGCCTTACCACACCTTTGATCTCATCTATGATCTGATCTTGCATCATGAAGATGTGCGCATCATCCTGAGTAAAGCATCTGACCCTAAACAATCCGTGGAGTGTTCCTGACCTCTCGTGCCTGTGGACCAATCCGAACTCCCCCATCCTGATGGGCAACTCCCTGTATGAGTGGGGCTCGTTCTTGTAAACCAATATGCAACCAGGACAATTCATCGGCTTCACACAGAACTCCTGATCATCGATGAGCGTCGTGTACATGTTGTCCTTGTAATGGTCCCAGTGACCTGAGGTCTCCCAAAGCTCCTTGCTGAGCATCATGGGGGTGCATATCTCCTTGTACCCTTCCCTTGTGTGAAGTTCTCTCCAATAGCTCATCAAGGTGTTCTTCAGGATCGTTCCTTTAGGAAGGAAGAATGGAAATCCAGGACCTTCATCCATCAATGCAAAGATCCCCAATTCCTTTCCGAGTTTACGGTGGTCCCTCTTCTTTGCCTCTTCAAGCATGTTGAGGTATGCTTCCAATTTATCCTTACTTTCAAATGCCGTACCATATATCCTGGACAGCATCTTGTTCTTCTCGCTTCCACGCCAATATGCGCCTGCGAGTGTCGTAAGTTTGAATGCCTTGACCCCTTTTGTGTACAAAAGATGAGGGCCAGCACAGAGATCGACGAACTCTCCCTGTTTGTAGAATGTTATCCTAGCATCCTCTGGAAGGTCCCTTACAAGCTCCACCTTGTAGATCTCTCCCTTGTCTGCCAGATATTTCAATGCTTCTTCTCTGGGAAGGGGATATGTCTCGATCTTCAAATTCTCTTTGATGATCTTCTTCATCTCTTCCTCTACTGCATCCAGATCCTCCTGTGAGAATCCTCCGTTTTTATCAAAATCGTAGTAAAAACCGTCATCGATGGCGGGTCCGATGGCCAACTTAGTCTCGGGGTAGAGCCTTTTTACTGCCTGTGCTAGGACATGCGCAGTAGTGTGCCTGAGAACCTTAAGTTCATCTTCACATTCCTCTACTCTGCCATCGTTGTATAATGCCTTCATTCGATTACCTCTTACTCTAAGTAAGCACACACTCGATTACTGTTATTTTATAAATAACTTGCAACGGCCAAAGGAAGAACTCAGATCTTCAACTTGATGTTATGATATTTCAAGGTAGAATTATCTCCAGCGGCCATAGCGATAAGTTCTACGATGTGGAGCACGGGGATGCCATTAGAAACCAAATCATATCTGGAAAAACACATTGGACATGCAACAATGACAACATCTGCACCTTCCATCTCCTTTTGTCTCTCCTTCATCAATCCTTCTGAGACCACTGGGATGGACTTCCCACAGCATCCGAACTTATTTTCGATATATTCGACGCCCGTTGCCTTTACGATCTTGACAAGATCGTCATATATTGTATCGTAATGGCATCCTGGTTCGATCGCTACCTTCAATGTTGTACTTTTCAAAACTTGTATCTTATCCGCATGTTTGACCATTAGATTCACAAAATTTATGGCATATACACCGGACCGATTCAATTCTGCGTCACATCCAGGACATATTGTTATTATGTTCTTGCCTGCCGAGGAATTGCCGATCTCATGCTTGTATGCATCCCTCTCTTTCTCAGTGAGCTGTCTGAAAGGAATTGGATATGTACAACATGAATTCTTAGGCAACTCCTGACATCCTTCCCCTACCGAGTTCAAAGCCAATGTGGCCGCATAGATCAAAAAAGGCGCCTTACTTTCAACGGTGCAACCTGACATCAAATAGTTGTTCCCTTCCCATTGTGGTTTAAGCTCAGAACGTGAAACATCTGATTGCGGCAACACAAACCCTGTCCTAAGAAAAATATCAGGAACCTTCGAACCAAGTGCCTTTGACCTCATAAAATGCATCACGTAAGTAGGGTCCGTGAAATCACATGATCTGGAACATTCGCCACAGCCAATGCATTTTACAACATTGCCATCCTCTCCTGACATTACGGCCATGGGATCGCATCCACCATAGCGTAATGATGGACAATTATCTTGACACAAGCCACATTTTATGCACTTTGTCATTAGATCTGAGATCTCAATTGGAACTTCCATAGACGTCAATGGCCTTCTAGATTATTTACACTCATCTCAAAAGTGCGAAATATATCAGACCCAAAATTATAACGACCAGAGCAACTCCCAGAGATACCATCTTGCCTTTGATCGCGCCCATCCGTACGACAGAGTTCGTCGGGACCTTTGAACCTCCCGATGCACCGCACTTGGGACAAAAACGCTCATCATCCGACATGAGAGTGCCGCACTTTTTGCAGAATTTTGCCATATGACAATAATATGTAACGAGATATATAAATTAAAAGCTAAAAACATAAATTTTTCAATTTATACTGGTGTTAAATATGATTCTGGCCAGATACTCTAATCAGAGATAAATATTATATAATGATAAATAAAGTACACAACCCGATGCACAAGGTATTCGCGATAAACGGAAGTCCAAGAAGGAACAAGAACACGGCCTCTATGCTTGACAGTTTCTTAAATGGGGTCAATGACATGGGAGACTTCGAAACCGAAAGGATCGACCTATTCGACTATAACATACGCGGATGCACAAGTTGCTTTGCCTGTAAGAGAAAAGACCCCGACACATATGGCAAATGTGCATTGAATGATGATGTCAGCGAAATAATTGAAAGGACCTGCAACGCAGATGGTCTCGTTTTCGGTTCTCCGATATATTTCAGCAATATAACAGGACAAATGCTTTGCTTTTTGGAACGATTGTTATACCCGCAACTCAGTTATGAACAGGATTACAAGATACTTACCAACAAAAAAATGCCAACAGCGTTCATATACACCATGAACGCCACTGAAGAAGATTCAATAAAATACAACTACCCGCTCGCATGGGAAACCATGGAAAATTACATTGACATCGTATTCTCCAAACCAGAACG contains:
- a CDS encoding zinc-ribbon domain-containing protein — its product is MAKFCKKCGTLMSDDERFCPKCGASGGSKVPTNSVVRMGAIKGKMVSLGVALVVIILGLIYFALLR
- a CDS encoding flavodoxin family protein, yielding MHKVFAINGSPRRNKNTASMLDSFLNGVNDMGDFETERIDLFDYNIRGCTSCFACKRKDPDTYGKCALNDDVSEIIERTCNADGLVFGSPIYFSNITGQMLCFLERLLYPQLSYEQDYKILTNKKMPTAFIYTMNATEEDSIKYNYPLAWETMENYIDIVFSKPERICAYYTYQFDNYGRYHTGVFDESDKAKYRDTQFPEDLKKAYYSGAKMAEKIKLGPDFNDKDRSRFNQKGQPSDPQANNNSLLGSWRIFGRCGS